A window of Misgurnus anguillicaudatus chromosome 3, ASM2758022v2, whole genome shotgun sequence genomic DNA:
ATATTATCTATTTCTTAACTTAATTGTGCATAAATTTTAGTTCATGTATTATCTCATGAAGGCTTCATTGTCTCATAAAGGCTTTATAAAATTCACAATGAACTTAAAAGAGGACAATGTTTCACTGAGGAATATCCATGTACAGATTTCTGTCCTCATCAGGTGACATatttggtttctgtttgtaggaGAGATGACAGAGAGCCGTCAGAAAAAGGTTAGAATCAAAGAGATTGACGGCTGGACCCTGGGAATGCTGATCGATTATGTTTACACTGCTGAAATTCAAGTCACGGAGGAGAATGTGCAGGTTTGTGGGTCACTTTTGATACTTTTGTGTGCAGCAGCAGGAGAAATAGCTAAGATATTACCTAgcgtttgttgtttatttatcatttcaataaaatgtttttattttcttacccgataataaaaaatgtatggaaTATTTATAGAAAGTCAGAAGTTTCTTTAATCGAAAGGTTTGGGAAGCCTGCCCTGTTTCAAAGCGTTTTCCTTCTTTTAATGCTGTGTTAAATCTAAAAGGACAGAAATCAGGAAGTGTGTGTTGTGTGGGTGGGTGTCAGTACTTTATGTGTCTGCGCAGTTGGATAGACTGATGGTGTAAAAATGAGGCTGTATTTTGAGGAATCTGCTCAAGTGCTAACATTGCAATAAATTTGAACTAAAAAACTTAAGTGCTGATGTCGGTGTGTTTAGGTTCTCCTTCCCGCCGCTGGTCTGCTCCAGCTGCAGGAGGTAAAAAAGGCCTGCTGTGAGTTTCTCGTTACTCAGCTTCACCCGACCAACTGCCTCGGTATCCGCGCTTTCGCCGACCTGCACGCCTGCACGGAGCTTCTAAATCTCGCCAACACGTATGCAGGTGTGTTGGATATGTAATGATTCTTGAGTCCTATTTGATAAACATCGGAGTGTCAGAAACTCTGACAGTTTTTATCTCTCTCCCACTTATTGACACTCACAGAGCAACACTTTTCTGAGGTCGTGCAGAGCGAGGAGTTTCTCAATCTGGGCATGGACCAAGTGTGCAGCCTCATAGCAAGTGACAAACTCACCATTCCATCAGAGGAAAAGGTAACGTTACCCTATGATGAGCGGGCTGACGCCTTGTGTTGTCATCGGGTCCGATGTTTGTAACTACAGAGAAGCGCACGGGTGATTGTATCATGCAGACTTCGGCAGCCCTGTTGCCATAGTAATGCACCGCTGGTACAATAAGACTATGGGAATAGCTGTAGCTGCTGGTGAGGGCTTGTTTGTCATCATGGAAACAGGAGTCGGACAAGGCAAAATGTGGGCACCATGCTGTGTTATTTTGCCATGGCAACACCAGCATCTAAAGATATCATGTTTTGCATGTATCTCTTGTGACCATGTTTGACCAGATTTTATCAAAAGGATGATCTCAGATTTTGTGACTATGCTCTGATTGTGCTCCACTTGTTACATCAAACGTGTGTGTTTGCAGGTGTTTGAAGCAGTCATCGCATGGGTTACACATGATAAAGATGTGCGTCAGGAACATATGGCTCATCTGATGGAACATGTCCGCTTACCCCTACTTTCCAGAGAGTACTTGGTGCAGGTGTGTTTGCATATGCATGAGATTTAATGCGTATGAGCTTTGATGAAAGAattgaataaatgtaatatcattaaatattgtgtgtgtttgtgtgtgtgtagagaGTGGAGGAGGAAACTCTGGTAAAGAACAGCAGCACCTGTAAAGACTACCTGATTGAAGCCATGAAGTACCACCTTTTGCCTGCTGATCAACGCTCTATGATGAAGACCATCCGGACGAGAGTGAGAACACCCATCAGCTACCCAAAGGTTTGTCTGGACAATCTTGATTAGggtcatttttgtcattttcaccTTAAAAAACAGTAAAGCATTTCCTCCATTGGAAGATCACTGACTTGTAAACAGTAAATGAACTATGCAACAAAAATAACTATGAACTATGGATGTTTCACTGGAATGGAAATAGTAGAGGTCATGCACTTTATCATGAATATACAACAGCTATTGAccagcattaaagggatagtaacccaaaaacgaaaattctgtgataattttctcactcttatgttgttacaaacctgcaaaggaagatattatgagaaatgtttgtagcCAAACCGTTTACCCCATTTCAATGAAACCcagctttaaaggattagtcaatttttgtaaaaaaaaaaatccatataatttactcaccaccatgtcatccaaaatattgatgtctttctttgttcagtcgagaagaaatttttttttttaggaaaacattccaggatttttctcattttaatggaccccaacacttaacagtgtttatgcagtttaaaaggactctaaacgatcccaaacgaagcataagggtcttatctagcgaaacgattgtcatttttgggcaagaaaaataaaaaatatgcacttttaaaccacgacTTCTTGTCTTCCTACGGCTGTGTGACACAGTAGCGCGACCTCATGTAACTGCGTAATGACGTTGTaagtcacgtgttacatatatgaaacgcacatttgcggaccattttaaacaataaactgacacaaagacattaattagtatcattcaacatacaacaacgtcggaacagtcctctttctccacacttgtaaacactggggcgtagttgcGCATATGTCATGCTGACGCGTCACAGGAACGGAGGGAGACAAGAAGTTATGATTTAAAagtgccaaaaatgacaattgttccgctagataagacccgtatgcctcgtttgggatcgtttagagtcctttgaaactgcaattttaaactgcattaaaactgttaagtgttgggatccattaaagtccattaaaatgagaaaaatcctggaatgttttcctcaaaaaacataatttcttttcaactgaacaaagaaagacatcaacattttggatgacatggtggtgagtaaatcatctggattttttttttaagaaaatggaataatcctttaaacaaacgcacacacacagctctGCTGCTACTCcggataaaaaaaactatatccattgttttcataatgcTGGGTTCATTGCAACGCTGAACAAGAAAAATTTCCCTTACAAACAAAAACAGTTCTCTGGTGATGTTGATTTCGTGTCAACCCTTGATAGGTTTGTGCTTGCGCTAGTTTGGCatgaagtgcccatataaggacttcaaCTTTTATATATGAATCTTTCATGTTGGAAAAAACGTATCTAGgtaagtgcattcggcacagaaatacccCTACCGTATGTCCAACTGTTTTTTTGACACTTTCcatatgtttagcatgaggaatccaaTTTTTAACAGcattaataagtcagaatgcatgaaacagCATGAGACCCCCAGTGTTTAAAGGCCTAAACTATCAGTTTTACAGTTACACTGTTGTTATATTTCTAGAGGGTGTTAAttgtaatgtgtgtgtatgtgtttaagGTGATGGTTGTGGTGGGGGGGCAAGCACCAAAAGCCATTCGCAGTGTGGAGTGCTTTGATTTTGAAGAAGAGAGATGGTTTCAAGTGGCAGAACTGCCCTCCAGACGATGTCGAGCAGGTGAGCAGACACGCTCATATCAATGCAAATTACTGACATTCTGTCCGCATTACTTGGGAACCAAATCCATGACCTTGGCATTGCCAGTGCCATgcgcagggttcccacgggtccttgaaatccttgaaagtttgtaaatctggggggaaaattcaaggccctgggaagttcttgaaaatatacatacataaatacaggtcattgaaattgcttgcatctattttatgcaaggagttttctggaaaaaatctatattattctctgtgtagtgtaggataatatcataaaaattatagactttttaagcacacatgctaaactgttcgctttaattgcttatatcttctgtatgcgaatgttgattcataccaaaatgcttttttgcatagttgtgtttgacacatgaaaatgtctttGGTTACTTATGTagctgttgttccctgagaagggaaagaggcgctgtgtctcccttgccatacatCCTACATCCCTGTAACTTTGGCAGTATTTcaaatagcgatatacttcctggctcccgcgtcaccctgtctttgtcgttaagcctcacgattggttgaatttgatatacccATCAGACACGCTTATCCTGGAGGCGTCCcaaaagtgtcaccgcagtgacgcagcgcgagttccttcgaaagggaactgtaataatgtatctttaaaggtaacacaatgtaaccttgccctcacttgaaatgtccttgaatttgagggtattggacctggaaagtccttgaaaggtccttgaatttgaagttaactaaggtgtgggaaccctgcatgcGCTCCCATTGCTACAGGTAACCTTAAATGCATCACATATCCTAAATATACTCTTTGCCCAGAAGTTATCTCTGCTCATGGACAAAGTCCTGTTACATATTTCCCTGGTGGGGCCCAGATTTCCATTACACAACTACACAGATTACCTGTATATCTGAGACATaacaatttgttgtttttggggGTTTTGTTTTGATCTTTTTTGtataaatgcatacatttttctTTGTATTATTTGTGCATAGGTGTGGTGTACATGGGCGGTATTGTGTACGCTGTTGGCGGGTTTAACGGGTCATTACGTGTGAGGACGGTGGATGCCTATGACCCGGTGAAAGACGAATGGTGCTGTGTCAGCAGCATGCAGGACCGGAGGTCAACACTAGGGGCCGCTGTGCTCAACGGACTGCTGTACGCTGTAGGGGGCTTCGATGGCAGCACGGGTAACACAAACACAATGTATTAGAATTAAATATGCTTTGCATGCACTTACACATATACACAGAATGAAAATCTGTTTATTATTTACATGGAGAAATGCACCTCTGGCAAGGCTCATTCAAATGATATTGCTGTGATATTGACATGTACACATCTGTGACCGTTACAATATTGATGATGGTTTGCAGGTTTAGCTACTGTAGAGGCTTATAATGCCAAAGCCAACGAGTGGTTCCACGTAGGTCCCATGAGCACACGCCGCAGCAGCGTGGGAGTCGGAGTCGTTGGAGGTTAGTGATATCCAGGCATTCTATCTCAATCCAAATATAAGCAACCACAACCAATAAGAGTCAACAAGAGACActgttactttttttttttaggtttgctGTATGCAGTTGGAGGATATGATGGGGCGacgcgtcagtgtttaagtacAGTTGAGGCCTACAACCCCAACACAAATGAATGGACTTACACTTCAGAGATGGGAACTCGACGTAGTGGTGCCGGTAACATCCACAGCCACGCTGATAACTTTGCATATGCTGTCATCACTTTGTATTTGTGTAAACCACACATCTGCGTTACAGGTGTAGGTGTATTGAAAGGTCTGCTGTATGCTGTGGGTGGGCACGATGGCCCTTTGGTTAGAAAAAGCTGTGAGGTTTATGACCCAGCCACCAACACTTGGAAACAAGTGGCTGATATGAACATGTGCCGCAGGAATGCTGGTGAGTTGGATCAACAGTACAGCATCCACAACCATCTTTCTTATAGCTATGATGGATCAACATGGTTTTTCGCTCATTGTTACAGGAGTGTGTGCTGTGGGTAACCTGCTGTATGTGATTGGTGGGGATGACGGCTCCTGCAACCTGGCTTCAGTGGAGTTCTACAATCCAAATAGTGATAAATGGACTTTACTGCCCACCTGTATGAGCACAGGACGCAGCTATGCAGGTCAGAGATAAAAACCTGTTTGAAATGACATACTACCATACTAATATTTCAGTATGTATAATCTGTGTATtgtgcaaataaataaaaacataggCAGAGTTTGGGGggcacttaaaggaatagtctactcattttcaatattaaactatgttattaccttaactaagaattgttgatacatccctctgtcgtctgtgtgcgtgcacgtgggcgctggagcgcgctgcgacacttcgatagcatttagcttagccccattcattcaatggtatcaaacagagataaagttagaagtgaccaaacacatcaacatttttcctatttaagacgagtagttatacgagcaagtttggtggtacaaaataaaacgtagcgcttttctaagcggatttaaaagaggaaatatattgtatggcgtaatggcacttatgggagtacttcgactcgcttgaaaagtccgctccccttctccctctcataatgggagagggagggtgttactgcgccgagtcgaagtactctcataagtgctattatgccatacaatatagttcctcttcttttaaatccgcttagaaaagcgctacgttttattttgtaccaccaaacttgctcgtataactactcgtcttaaataggaaaaacgttgatgtgtttggtcacttctaactttatctctgcttgataccattgaatgaatggggctaagctaaatgctatcgaagtgtcgcagcgcgctccagcgcttacgtgcacgcacacagatgacagagggatgtatcaacaattcttagttaaggtaataacatagtttaatattgaaaatgagtagacaaTTCCTTTAAGCCCAGACCAGAGCCTAATTATGATTTTGTCTGAGCTATTaatgaaatagaaatataagaattcatattttatttgatataaaaatcaACTGGCAAACAACTACATGACAAAATGTGCTGTTATGTTCAGCAGAGCATGCTGTGTgagaaagcatctgccaaaaaCATAAATGATACAGAGCTCCATCTAGTGGTCGTTTGATGTACAATAAAATTCtgctttttaaagggacactccactttttttgaaaataggctcattttccagctcccccagagttaaacaatttgatttttaccgttttggaatccattcagccgatctccgggtctggcgctaccactttttgcatagcttagcataatccttttaatctgattagaccattagcatcgagcttaaaaataatcaaagagttttgatatttttcctatttaaaactgactttaaaacttaaaactttgctgccgtacAATGGGTGCaccaggcgcaatgatattacacagtgcccaaaaaaaagtccccttggtaactttcaatagcaggggactattttcggcacTTATGAATGACATTTCTGAtatatgctgtgtgtgtgtggtagGTGTGACCGTCATTGATAAACCTCTCTGAGCAGCTGAGGCTTTGTTGAACACTTGACCTGAAGCTGACGTACAGCAAAGGATTTGCTAACACTGAAGCTCTTGCAGCGGCTGAGACTTCATCCTGGAACTGCTTCACCATGGACATGGCCTGAAGAatactgctctctctctctctttctctctctctttctcttgcacacggacacacacacatacatttagatacataaatacacatttaaacactttaCTGTACCTCCCGTTATGTCTCTAGCATACAGTatacactacacacacacacacacacacacacacacacacacacacacactatctCTATTCTTTCTGTTTCTCTTGTTTGAGAGTAGTCAAAGATGAAGATTAATGCACTTTGAGGAGGAGCACTAATGAAGAAGGATCAAAACATAACAGTGTTGTTCAACTCAATATGTTGGCCAGCGCATATGGAATGAATTTCTGAGTCGAGCTAAAGCGATGGCCGGTGATTTTGCTGCTTGATCATTTGAGCTGAATTTCATGATGATCTTTGCTCATTCAAATAAAGTTTGAGTAAAATTGCGTCTAGTTTAGGACCAGCACTTTGTTGCCTCTCGGAAGCTTGTTATGAGGTCACTGGACTTCAAAGCATCTTCATTATGAAGGTCGGATGTGAATTTAGTTTCACGTTTGGAGCTGAAACTTTGCTTGCCCGCCTATATGGGAGAACGGTCTCCTTTGAATTCAAGCAAACTTTTATGATTGTTTGCCAAATTACATTTGAAGTCTTAAAGTTTGAACTGTCTGttggtgttttttattttaatatcctCTGGATTTTTTCTTGTGGTCCAGTTGTACGAGAATTGCAATCTTTGAATGCCTGTTAACTTGAACGCTTTGACATGCACGACACTGTGTGGACTAATGCTGGTTGCTTGGGTATTAAACCGCTTTGCATGGTTTTCAATACTGATACTTGTGTGCCATTCTTAAACTACTACTGTATTCAGTAACCAACGTGACATGCTTTGTGTACTGGCGGTATTGAACACTGAAGAAGTATAAAATTTCTTTCTATATTAAAAACGTTGTTTTCTCTGTTTTTGTTCCTTTTTCTTACCCTTCTTTCTTTTTTCGTAGTTTCTTTGTTTTCTGTATCTTTTATCTATTCTTCTCTCATTGTTTAGTATTTAACTCTCTTTAACTGCTGTCACCAAGCCTGTtaataaatgtgtgtatgtaaataataaGTGTATTATTAAATGTCAGTCAAGAGAATGTTGTGTTCTTGAATTGTTTCATAActtgttttgtaatattaataataaacatgcTTGTAAATACAAATTGGGGTGAGTGTGTTTACATGAGCTCATGAACAGAACACCATATAGtatcactttacaataaggttttatttgttaacaattagtaaatgctaacatgaacaatatagtttttcagcatttactaattttttttttaatgttagttaatgtcaatgcAGCTAtttatgttagttcattgttcaTTAACTGATGTTAACAGTTACCattcctactgaaaaatccagcataagctggtctcccagcttggttttagctggttttgctgtgttttggtcactttttgagctggacttagctggccAGATTAGAAGatcagctgacccaccagctttgccaggctgggcgGAGCAGTTTataccagctactgccaccttaaacagatagttcactttaaaatgaaaattctgtcatcatttactcattctcatgttgttttaatcctgtatgtatttcttttttctgatgaacacaaaagaagatattttgacaaatgatggtaaacacacagcagtaagtgaccatagacttccatagtagaaataaaaaatatgattgaATTTAATGGGTACGGTCGACTGTTTGCTTgccatcatttataaaaaaaattcttagtcatttatcacaataattccaaaatatttttttcctaccaTGGAAGTCCATGGtcactgctgtgtgtttaccatcatttcttagggtatcttcttttgtgttcatcggaAAGGATAagttcatacaggtttacagcGGCGTGGGGATGAGTGGATGGTCACggagttttcattttaaagtgaactatccctttaaaccagctaaaatcagctactgccaccttaaaccagctaccagcttatgctggtcttagctagattttttattttaaaaatgtattaattagtaaatgcttaaattaacatgaacttagattaataaatgctgtttaAGTATCGTTATTTAATAGATcattttagcatttattaattgttaacaaatacaaccttattgtaaagtgttaccatattatcaaataataatatttactgTGTTAAAATGGGATGCCTATCCTCAAATTTTAGGTGTTATTACGTATTTCGGTTTATAATGCACATTAAAATGCACATGCTTCATACTAAACGATTGAGGTAAATAAATTGATTCACATCCAATACGCGCAGGTTATCTAAGACAAACGCGTTTCCTATTGGCTGTTGATGCCAGAAGTAAAGATCTCACTATCGTCAGTTCATTGCTTCAGCCAATCAGCACGTGACCTATGATCGCACACGTCCGTCTCCTTCTTGTGTTAGCCAATCAGCGCTCAGTTATTACGGGCCTACACTAGTCTCCTCTTGTCTGAGCCAATGGTCATATGTAAATGTGTAATACATTAAAGCGTCCATACTTCAGCAAGGTAGAGGGATAGCTGCTCACAGGTAAGTCAACATAACTCGTGCTGAACTGCATAATGGTGAATGgcgatttttatatattttaatatatcgACATTTAACTATATTAAAATCGGTTGTATTATTTTCAGTGTTTAACGGAAACTCTTGCGCTATTTCGCATCTAGCTAATGTACGAAATACTGTAAACACGCAGAGAGTTAAATATTAATGTTGGACTGCTGTGCATTTGCGTTGTTTAAGAAATTATATAAGTATGTGTTGTTTAATAAGGGCTTGGGTTAGGTTAACAGTGTTGATACTTACTAATTTAGATAAAAACAAAAGTGATAAACAAATGGTCGCAAACGTAACCTGAATAATATATCGGTAACACGTTACATTGATGTTGATTTGTTACATTGGTTACATTAGTtagcatgaactaacaatgaactgCAGTTATACAGCCTGTACGtcattcatctttgttaatgttaatttcaacaattactaatactttattaaaatcttgttgacgttagttaatgcactgtgaactaacatgaacaaacaaataaaagctttatttctattaactaacattaacaaagattaataaatactagaGCTGggaatagattaatctagatcagtgt
This region includes:
- the klhl2 gene encoding kelch-like protein 2 isoform X1 gives rise to the protein MCHAVHLQDINMQKAFKHDTIQDQQVVFRVSEISHQSILFHLQLYSFPSSSHHRLQKGTTSGRPLLSRCTKLCHHKAVELKDDVCEKQSAVTINPRHMRKAFRIMNELRSQSVLCDVTIIAEDVEIAAHRVVLAAGSPYFHAMFTGEMTESRQKKVRIKEIDGWTLGMLIDYVYTAEIQVTEENVQVLLPAAGLLQLQEVKKACCEFLVTQLHPTNCLGIRAFADLHACTELLNLANTYAEQHFSEVVQSEEFLNLGMDQVCSLIASDKLTIPSEEKVFEAVIAWVTHDKDVRQEHMAHLMEHVRLPLLSREYLVQRVEEETLVKNSSTCKDYLIEAMKYHLLPADQRSMMKTIRTRVRTPISYPKVMVVVGGQAPKAIRSVECFDFEEERWFQVAELPSRRCRAGVVYMGGIVYAVGGFNGSLRVRTVDAYDPVKDEWCCVSSMQDRRSTLGAAVLNGLLYAVGGFDGSTGLATVEAYNAKANEWFHVGPMSTRRSSVGVGVVGGLLYAVGGYDGATRQCLSTVEAYNPNTNEWTYTSEMGTRRSGAGVGVLKGLLYAVGGHDGPLVRKSCEVYDPATNTWKQVADMNMCRRNAGVCAVGNLLYVIGGDDGSCNLASVEFYNPNSDKWTLLPTCMSTGRSYAGVTVIDKPL
- the klhl2 gene encoding kelch-like protein 2 isoform X2, with amino-acid sequence MEIHPLCTKLCHHKAVELKDDVCEKQSAVTINPRHMRKAFRIMNELRSQSVLCDVTIIAEDVEIAAHRVVLAAGSPYFHAMFTGEMTESRQKKVRIKEIDGWTLGMLIDYVYTAEIQVTEENVQVLLPAAGLLQLQEVKKACCEFLVTQLHPTNCLGIRAFADLHACTELLNLANTYAEQHFSEVVQSEEFLNLGMDQVCSLIASDKLTIPSEEKVFEAVIAWVTHDKDVRQEHMAHLMEHVRLPLLSREYLVQRVEEETLVKNSSTCKDYLIEAMKYHLLPADQRSMMKTIRTRVRTPISYPKVMVVVGGQAPKAIRSVECFDFEEERWFQVAELPSRRCRAGVVYMGGIVYAVGGFNGSLRVRTVDAYDPVKDEWCCVSSMQDRRSTLGAAVLNGLLYAVGGFDGSTGLATVEAYNAKANEWFHVGPMSTRRSSVGVGVVGGLLYAVGGYDGATRQCLSTVEAYNPNTNEWTYTSEMGTRRSGAGVGVLKGLLYAVGGHDGPLVRKSCEVYDPATNTWKQVADMNMCRRNAGVCAVGNLLYVIGGDDGSCNLASVEFYNPNSDKWTLLPTCMSTGRSYAGVTVIDKPL